A section of the Bradyrhizobium oligotrophicum S58 genome encodes:
- a CDS encoding sensor histidine kinase NtrY-like has translation MTSAETSATPFDSSADSRRWTWRTWLAPVAVGLALLSSFLTFIVLVGLSPIEPTPEVVSTFLLIDAGTILILVGIIIREVWQMVQARRRGRAAARLHVQIVSLFSIIAVLPAVLVSLVANVTIDRGLDRLFSGPAKEAIQNSLTVARAYTYEHAQLIRGDILGMANDIAHARPLYDQDRGTFRELLTASAASRNLPGAMLIDKDRTVLETAETGIQQSFQTPPADFLSNINETEPQIAVFPDANYVAAVIRLRAFNDTFLYVARLLDPRVIAQLKQTETSVAEYAQVESRRLGIQVAFALMFAVIALTILMASVLIGLNFANWLVSPIRQLMNAAHTVATGDLNVQVSVHRSEGDLAQLGQTFNKMTQELRTQRDELVSASELIDSRRRFIEAVLSSASAGIIGVDASGSVAILNRSAEKLIGHAESETLDHPLSDVLPELDDMMKTAREGKQRLVQGQVTIQRDGNERNLSVRVTAEQTNQARDSYIITLDDITELVSAQRTSAWGDVARRIAHEIKNPLTPIQLSAERIRRKFGKVITEDKAIFEQCTETIVRQVDDIRRMVDEFSRFARMPKPVMEGEDVADAVRQAVFLMKVAHPEIDIETDIKQDPLRAQFDRRLISQALTNIIKNATEAIEVVPPEELGKGRIDVVASREGDDVLIDVIDNGIGLPKVARQRLLEPYVTTRAKGTGLGLAIVGRVLEDHGGKLELKDASDFRAGQRGAWMRLRFAVSGQAAMPGGKEQAAATDNVQKTEASGETASTVQTTNDQPKIQAATGS, from the coding sequence ATGACCAGCGCAGAGACCTCGGCTACCCCCTTCGATTCGTCCGCTGACAGCCGGCGCTGGACCTGGCGCACCTGGCTTGCGCCGGTCGCGGTCGGGCTCGCCCTGTTGTCGTCCTTCCTCACCTTCATCGTGCTGGTGGGCTTGAGCCCGATCGAGCCGACGCCCGAGGTCGTCAGCACCTTCCTGCTGATCGACGCCGGAACGATCCTGATCCTGGTCGGGATCATCATCCGCGAGGTCTGGCAGATGGTCCAGGCGCGGCGGCGGGGCAGGGCCGCGGCGCGGCTGCACGTCCAGATCGTCAGCCTGTTCTCGATCATCGCGGTGCTGCCGGCGGTGCTGGTGTCGCTGGTCGCCAACGTCACCATCGACCGCGGCCTCGACCGGTTGTTCTCGGGACCTGCCAAGGAGGCGATCCAGAACTCGCTGACGGTGGCCCGCGCCTACACCTATGAGCACGCCCAGCTGATCCGCGGCGACATCCTCGGCATGGCCAACGACATCGCCCATGCACGGCCGCTCTACGACCAGGACCGCGGCACGTTCCGCGAGCTGCTGACGGCCAGCGCCGCCTCGCGCAACCTGCCGGGCGCGATGCTGATCGACAAGGATCGCACCGTGCTGGAGACGGCGGAGACCGGCATCCAGCAGAGCTTCCAGACGCCGCCGGCGGACTTCCTCAGCAACATCAACGAGACCGAGCCGCAGATCGCGGTGTTTCCCGACGCCAATTACGTCGCGGCCGTGATCCGCCTGCGCGCCTTCAACGACACCTTCCTCTACGTCGCCCGGCTGCTCGATCCGCGCGTGATCGCGCAGCTCAAGCAGACCGAGACCTCGGTCGCCGAATACGCCCAGGTCGAGTCGCGCCGGCTCGGCATCCAGGTCGCCTTCGCGCTGATGTTCGCGGTGATCGCGCTGACCATCCTGATGGCCTCCGTGCTGATCGGATTGAACTTCGCCAACTGGCTGGTGTCGCCGATCCGGCAACTGATGAATGCCGCGCACACGGTGGCGACCGGCGATCTCAACGTCCAGGTCTCGGTGCACAGATCGGAAGGCGATCTCGCCCAGCTCGGCCAGACCTTCAACAAGATGACGCAGGAGCTGCGCACGCAGCGCGACGAGCTGGTCAGCGCCAGCGAGCTGATCGACAGCAGGCGCCGCTTCATCGAGGCGGTGCTGTCGTCGGCCTCCGCCGGCATCATCGGCGTCGACGCCTCGGGCAGCGTCGCCATCCTCAATCGTTCGGCCGAGAAGCTGATCGGGCACGCCGAATCCGAGACGCTCGATCATCCGCTGTCGGACGTGCTGCCCGAGCTCGACGACATGATGAAGACGGCGCGCGAAGGCAAGCAGCGGCTGGTACAGGGACAGGTCACGATCCAGCGCGACGGCAACGAGCGCAATCTCTCGGTGCGCGTCACCGCCGAGCAGACCAACCAGGCGCGTGACAGCTACATCATCACGCTCGACGACATCACCGAGCTGGTGTCGGCGCAGCGCACCTCGGCCTGGGGCGACGTCGCGCGCCGCATCGCGCACGAGATCAAGAATCCGCTGACGCCAATTCAGCTGTCCGCAGAGCGCATTCGCCGCAAATTCGGCAAGGTCATCACCGAGGACAAGGCCATATTTGAGCAATGTACCGAGACGATCGTGCGGCAGGTCGACGACATCAGGCGAATGGTCGACGAGTTCTCGCGATTCGCGCGGATGCCGAAGCCCGTGATGGAAGGCGAGGACGTTGCCGACGCGGTACGGCAGGCGGTGTTCCTGATGAAGGTCGCGCATCCCGAGATCGATATCGAGACCGACATCAAGCAGGATCCGCTGCGCGCGCAGTTCGACCGCCGGCTGATCTCGCAAGCGCTGACCAACATCATCAAGAACGCCACCGAGGCGATCGAGGTGGTGCCGCCGGAGGAACTGGGCAAGGGCCGCATCGACGTCGTGGCCTCGCGTGAAGGCGACGACGTGCTGATCGACGTGATCGACAACGGCATCGGCCTGCCCAAGGTGGCGCGGCAGCGGCTGCTCGAGCCCTATGTCACGACGCGCGCCAAGGGCACCGGCCTCGGGCTCGCGATCGTCGGCCGCGTGCTGGAAGACCATGGCGGCAAGCTGGAGCTCAAGGACGCCTCTGATTTCCGTGCCGGCCAGCGCGGCGCCTGGATGCGGCTGCGCTTTGCCGTGTCCGGCCAGGCCGCCATGCCGGGGGGCAAGGAGCAGGCGGCTGCGACGGACAATGTGCAGAAGACCGAGGCGAGCGGGGAAACCGCGAGCACGGTTCAAACGACCAATGACCAACCAAAAATCCAAGCCGCAACCGGCAGCTGA
- a CDS encoding IclR family transcriptional regulator: MAKKSSKPRKTVKPEKSSGLKGVSAVDRALSILTAFQRGDSEVSLAELTKRTGLVKTTVMRMALSLESFGLIRRVDDGGYRLDAEVMRLAACYQHAFGLADHVTPVLEQLARSTGETASFYTRRGEQRLCLFRVESANQIRMHVQPGDLRPMDKSAIAQVLRHFDRGRAAAAIETPIFTSGVTDPHSAALATPVFGPSGALLGALALSGPVTRLTAARADEIRPQLRTAGVDLTTACGG, translated from the coding sequence GTGGCCAAGAAATCGAGCAAACCCCGCAAGACGGTCAAGCCGGAGAAGTCCTCGGGACTCAAGGGCGTCTCTGCCGTCGATCGCGCGTTGAGCATCCTCACCGCATTTCAACGCGGCGACAGCGAGGTCAGTCTTGCCGAATTGACCAAGCGCACCGGTCTCGTGAAGACGACGGTCATGCGCATGGCGCTTTCATTAGAGAGTTTCGGTCTGATCCGGCGCGTGGACGATGGCGGCTACCGGCTGGATGCCGAGGTGATGCGCCTTGCTGCCTGCTACCAGCACGCGTTCGGTCTTGCCGATCACGTGACGCCCGTGCTGGAGCAGCTGGCGCGCTCCACCGGTGAAACCGCGTCATTCTACACGCGGCGGGGCGAACAACGCCTCTGCCTGTTTCGGGTCGAAAGCGCCAATCAGATCCGCATGCATGTCCAGCCCGGCGACCTGCGCCCGATGGACAAATCGGCGATCGCCCAGGTGCTGAGACACTTCGATCGCGGTCGAGCAGCGGCCGCGATCGAAACGCCGATCTTCACCAGCGGAGTGACAGATCCCCATTCTGCGGCGCTCGCGACCCCCGTGTTCGGACCGAGTGGCGCCTTGCTCGGCGCCCTCGCGCTGTCGGGTCCGGTGACCCGGTTGACTGCCGCGCGCGCCGACGAGATCCGTCCACAATTGAGGACTGCCGGTGTCGACTTGACGACGGCGTGCGGTGGTTAG
- a CDS encoding RraA family protein, whose translation MTAGFRIYPNPKQKASPELVDRYRKLPVANVSDSMSRMSAAGPRLRPMHGGGVLAGPAITVKSRPGDNLMLHKALDVAEPGDIVVVDAGGDLTNALIGELMIAHAVRRGLGGVVINGAIRDAASVRAGKFPIFAAGVTHRGPYKDGPGEINVQIAIDGMVIKPGDLILGDDDGLVCVPLADAEAIYAATKKKHDAETAQLEAISAGRNDRSWVDEELKKRGVEYMG comes from the coding sequence ATGACCGCCGGTTTTCGCATCTATCCAAACCCGAAGCAGAAGGCCTCGCCGGAGCTCGTCGATCGCTATCGCAAGCTACCGGTCGCCAATGTGAGCGACAGCATGTCGCGAATGAGTGCGGCGGGTCCCCGCCTGCGTCCGATGCACGGCGGCGGCGTTCTTGCTGGCCCTGCGATCACCGTGAAATCGCGCCCCGGCGACAATCTCATGCTTCACAAGGCGCTCGACGTGGCAGAGCCCGGCGACATCGTCGTGGTCGATGCCGGCGGGGATCTCACCAATGCGCTGATCGGAGAATTGATGATCGCACATGCGGTGCGCCGTGGCCTCGGCGGCGTCGTCATCAACGGCGCGATCCGGGACGCGGCCTCGGTCCGCGCCGGCAAATTCCCGATCTTTGCGGCAGGCGTCACTCATCGCGGTCCCTACAAGGACGGTCCCGGCGAGATCAACGTTCAAATCGCGATCGATGGCATGGTCATCAAGCCCGGCGATCTCATTCTCGGTGACGACGACGGGCTCGTGTGCGTCCCGCTCGCCGACGCGGAGGCGATCTATGCCGCCACGAAGAAGAAGCATGACGCCGAGACCGCGCAGCTCGAAGCCATCAGCGCGGGACGCAACGACCGTTCATGGGTCGACGAGGAGCTGAAGAAACGGGGCGTTGAATATATGGGCTAA
- a CDS encoding hydroxyacid dehydrogenase, with protein MRYKILITGPALTSEATDLAARRGAALVPHPHYVSSEELAKVAAAEQPDAIIVRQGKIDDRVMAASANIKAIAKHGVGYDNIDVDAADRRGIPVFVARGANSQSVAELALALMFAVAREIPRLDARIKSGHWDKATTKGVQLLGRSLGVIGFGEIGRILAGLVQPLQMQVRVFDPYMPADISIEAAERVGSLDEVLATSDVISLHCPLTPQTRNMIGAEQIARMRRHCILINTARGGLIDETALFEALRDGVIAGAGLDSFAEEPARPDLPLLTLPNVVVTPHAGASTQAAREAMGVIAVNHVMDVLEGKTIDLRAMVNKKQLRVA; from the coding sequence ATGCGCTACAAGATTCTGATCACCGGCCCCGCCCTGACCTCAGAGGCGACCGATCTCGCCGCACGGCGCGGCGCCGCGCTCGTCCCCCATCCGCATTACGTAAGCTCTGAGGAGCTGGCCAAGGTCGCCGCCGCCGAGCAGCCCGACGCGATCATCGTGCGTCAGGGCAAGATCGACGATCGGGTGATGGCCGCGTCGGCGAACATCAAGGCGATCGCCAAGCACGGTGTCGGCTACGACAACATCGACGTCGACGCCGCCGATCGCCGCGGAATCCCTGTTTTCGTCGCGCGCGGCGCCAATTCGCAATCGGTCGCCGAGCTCGCTCTCGCCTTGATGTTTGCAGTGGCGCGCGAGATCCCGCGTCTCGACGCCCGCATCAAGTCCGGGCATTGGGACAAGGCGACCACCAAGGGCGTCCAGTTGTTGGGCCGCAGCCTCGGCGTGATCGGGTTCGGCGAGATCGGCCGCATCCTGGCCGGTCTGGTTCAGCCGCTGCAGATGCAGGTGCGCGTCTTCGATCCCTACATGCCAGCTGACATCAGCATCGAGGCTGCGGAGCGCGTCGGCAGCCTCGACGAAGTGCTGGCGACGAGCGACGTGATCAGCCTGCACTGCCCGTTGACGCCGCAGACGCGCAACATGATCGGCGCCGAGCAGATCGCGCGCATGCGGCGTCACTGCATCCTGATCAACACCGCGCGCGGCGGCTTGATCGACGAGACAGCACTGTTCGAAGCGTTGCGCGACGGTGTCATCGCGGGCGCCGGACTCGATTCCTTCGCCGAGGAGCCGGCCAGGCCCGATCTTCCGCTGCTGACGCTGCCCAACGTGGTCGTCACGCCGCATGCCGGCGCCAGCACCCAGGCGGCCCGCGAGGCCATGGGCGTCATCGCCGTCAATCACGTGATGGACGTCCTGGAAGGCAAGACCATCGACCTGCGTGCGATGGTCAACAAGAAGCAGCTTCGCGTCGCTTGA
- a CDS encoding MFS transporter, whose product MAEAKTAPSALEQTTMRRVTWRIMPFMMICYLFAILDRGNVGMASLQMVQDLGMSKAVFGFGASLFFFSYFLMEVPSNLALQRFGARRWIARIMITWGIISAGMAFVQGQNSFYVMRFILGAAEAGFFPGVLLYLTYWLPANYRGRLIALFGISIPAATFIGSPLGGLLLSLDGLLGLRGWQWLFIVEGVPTVLLGLVCLSILTDRPDQARWLRDDERAWLCAELDREKASRPSATERTGWGSFVQLLSNPYVWAMALACSGASAAGSVLGVWQPQFLKSFGLTNLETGLINSIPYGVACVLMVLWGRHSDKTGERRWHTALTLILISLGFLGVFVIHSLIGTVILLSLVLVGAYAFKGPFWALTSGWLGAGSVAAGLAMINAVSNLIGGGLMVNVYGSVLEATGNHGLALLPIAMVTMVGASLILVISRPRNAETLSPVIVKGA is encoded by the coding sequence ATGGCAGAAGCCAAGACGGCGCCAAGCGCGCTGGAGCAGACGACCATGCGCCGAGTAACCTGGCGCATCATGCCGTTCATGATGATCTGCTACCTGTTCGCGATCCTCGATCGCGGCAATGTCGGCATGGCATCCCTGCAGATGGTGCAGGATCTCGGGATGTCGAAGGCGGTGTTCGGCTTCGGCGCGAGCCTGTTCTTCTTCTCCTACTTCCTGATGGAAGTGCCGAGCAACCTCGCTTTGCAGCGCTTCGGCGCGCGGCGCTGGATCGCCCGCATCATGATCACATGGGGCATCATTTCGGCCGGGATGGCATTCGTGCAGGGGCAGAACTCGTTCTACGTGATGCGCTTCATTCTCGGCGCCGCGGAAGCCGGCTTCTTTCCCGGTGTCCTGCTGTATCTGACCTACTGGCTGCCGGCCAATTATCGCGGCCGCCTGATCGCCCTGTTCGGCATCTCGATCCCGGCCGCGACCTTCATCGGTTCTCCGCTCGGCGGACTGCTGCTGAGTCTCGACGGCCTGCTCGGTCTGCGCGGCTGGCAGTGGCTCTTCATCGTCGAGGGCGTTCCCACGGTGCTGCTCGGCCTGGTCTGCCTGTCGATCCTGACTGACAGGCCCGATCAGGCGCGCTGGTTGCGCGATGACGAGCGGGCCTGGCTGTGCGCCGAGCTCGATCGGGAAAAGGCGAGCCGACCGTCGGCGACGGAAAGGACCGGCTGGGGCTCCTTCGTACAGCTGCTGAGCAACCCCTATGTCTGGGCGATGGCGCTCGCCTGCTCCGGCGCTTCGGCGGCCGGATCGGTCCTCGGCGTCTGGCAGCCGCAGTTCCTCAAATCATTCGGGCTCACCAACCTGGAGACCGGGTTGATCAACTCGATTCCTTATGGCGTCGCCTGCGTGCTGATGGTGCTGTGGGGGCGTCACTCGGACAAGACCGGAGAACGGCGCTGGCACACCGCGCTGACGCTGATCCTGATCTCGCTCGGTTTCCTCGGCGTCTTCGTCATCCATTCCCTGATCGGAACGGTCATTCTGCTCAGCCTGGTTCTGGTCGGCGCCTACGCGTTCAAGGGGCCGTTCTGGGCGCTGACGTCGGGCTGGCTTGGCGCCGGATCGGTGGCGGCCGGCCTTGCCATGATCAACGCCGTGTCGAACCTGATCGGCGGCGGCCTGATGGTGAACGTCTACGGCAGCGTGCTGGAGGCGACGGGAAATCACGGGTTGGCGTTGCTGCCGATCGCGATGGTGACCATGGTCGGGGCCTCGCTGATCCTGGTCATCAGCCGGCCACGGAACGCCGAGACGTTGAGCCCTGTCATCGTGAAGGGAGCCTGA
- a CDS encoding amidohydrolase family protein gives MARPGTITRRSLLIGAAATAALPGVATAQSREAVRWSAGTARPAAKAPPNATDCHFHTYDSKYPTAPGATLTPPDASPDDYKALQRRIGTTRGVLVTPSTYGTDNSLQLASMKALGPDNFRMVAVVAEDVSDAELKRLDSLGVRGVRFNLPFPGPLSVASLEKLSPRFAALGWHCEINMRPQQLEAAQDMLLGLPSRIVIDHLGALPAEGLKSPSYAIIRRLLDKGNTWVKLSGAYLTSRSPYVESAGITAAYVRAAPERVVWGSDWPHPTRKAEDKPDDAELFDLMANAMPDQATLQRVLVDAPAELYGFAP, from the coding sequence ATGGCGAGACCCGGCACCATCACACGCCGCAGCTTGCTGATCGGCGCCGCGGCGACCGCAGCACTGCCCGGGGTCGCAACGGCTCAGTCACGCGAGGCCGTCCGCTGGTCGGCAGGAACGGCGAGGCCTGCCGCGAAGGCGCCGCCGAACGCGACCGACTGTCACTTCCATACCTACGATTCCAAATACCCCACGGCGCCCGGCGCGACGCTCACCCCGCCCGACGCTTCGCCGGATGACTACAAGGCCCTGCAGCGGCGCATCGGCACCACACGCGGCGTGCTCGTGACGCCGTCGACCTATGGCACCGACAACAGCCTGCAACTGGCCTCGATGAAGGCGCTCGGTCCGGACAATTTCAGGATGGTGGCGGTGGTCGCTGAGGACGTCTCCGATGCCGAGCTCAAGCGGCTCGACTCGCTCGGTGTCCGCGGCGTGCGCTTCAACCTGCCCTTCCCCGGTCCGCTCTCGGTCGCATCGCTCGAGAAACTGTCACCGCGATTTGCGGCACTCGGCTGGCATTGCGAGATCAACATGCGACCGCAACAGCTCGAAGCGGCGCAGGACATGCTCCTGGGCCTGCCGTCGCGAATCGTCATCGACCATCTCGGCGCGCTGCCTGCCGAGGGATTGAAGAGCCCGTCCTACGCCATCATTCGCAGGCTGCTCGACAAGGGCAACACCTGGGTCAAGCTGTCCGGCGCCTATCTGACCAGCAGGTCGCCCTATGTCGAAAGCGCTGGGATCACCGCGGCCTATGTCCGCGCCGCTCCGGAGCGCGTGGTCTGGGGCAGTGACTGGCCGCATCCGACCCGCAAGGCGGAGGACAAGCCCGATGATGCGGAGCTGTTCGACCTGATGGCGAACGCGATGCCGGACCAGGCCACGCTGCAGCGGGTGCTGGTCGACGCGCCTGCGGAGCTGTATGGGTTTGCGCCATGA
- a CDS encoding SMP-30/gluconolactonase/LRE family protein, producing MSWFAPPRRIDTQVFARLPDHFRNARRSAWADANQGGRAIDSFLEGPSFDRDGRLYVTDIPFGRIFRIDPDGEWTLIAEYDGWPNGLKIHADGRIFITDYKRGLMLLEPGSGQVTPFLETVATESFKGVNDLVFGRSGTLYFTDQGQTGMHDPTGRVWRLGSDGRLTCLVDTVPSPNGIVVDPEESFLLVAVTRANQVWRIPLPASGITTKVGVFVNLHGGPGGPDGLALDRDGNLLICHTGFGSVWRVSPVAEPLDRIVSCAGVGTTNLAFGGPDNRSLFITESRTGSILRAELETPGLAMYSHA from the coding sequence ATGAGCTGGTTCGCCCCGCCACGCCGCATCGACACGCAAGTCTTCGCCAGGCTGCCGGATCACTTCCGCAACGCCAGGCGCAGCGCCTGGGCCGACGCCAACCAGGGTGGCCGCGCGATCGACAGCTTTCTCGAAGGCCCGTCCTTCGACCGTGACGGCCGGCTCTACGTCACTGATATTCCCTTCGGGCGGATCTTTCGGATTGATCCGGACGGCGAATGGACTCTGATCGCCGAGTATGACGGCTGGCCCAACGGCCTGAAGATCCACGCCGACGGCCGCATCTTCATCACCGACTACAAGCGCGGCCTGATGCTGCTCGAGCCCGGAAGCGGCCAAGTCACGCCGTTTCTGGAGACGGTCGCGACCGAGAGCTTCAAGGGCGTCAACGACCTGGTGTTCGGACGCTCTGGCACGCTCTATTTCACCGACCAGGGCCAGACCGGCATGCACGATCCGACCGGCCGCGTCTGGCGGCTCGGCAGCGACGGCCGCCTGACCTGCCTGGTCGACACGGTCCCCAGTCCGAACGGCATCGTGGTCGATCCCGAGGAGAGTTTTCTTCTGGTCGCCGTGACCCGTGCCAACCAGGTCTGGCGCATTCCGCTGCCTGCGAGCGGCATCACCACCAAGGTCGGGGTGTTCGTGAACCTGCATGGCGGTCCCGGCGGACCCGACGGCCTTGCGCTTGACCGCGACGGCAATCTCCTGATCTGCCACACCGGCTTCGGCTCGGTGTGGCGCGTGTCGCCCGTGGCCGAACCGCTCGACCGCATCGTCTCATGCGCCGGCGTTGGCACCACCAACCTCGCCTTCGGTGGCCCCGACAACCGCAGCCTGTTCATCACCGAGAGCCGGACCGGCTCGATCCTGCGCGCCGAGCTCGAGACACCGGGCCTTGCGATGTATTCGCACGCCTGA
- a CDS encoding amidohydrolase family protein — translation MISRRSLLAASALVLAGGTTAAAGSVPNSAGTEAPKLKAPANACDSHHHIYDARFPVSPHWRGGRPDGATVADYRLLQKRLGVTRHVIVQPSTYGVDNRCLLDALEQFGAEARGIVVIDETIGDDELKRMDGLGVRGVRVNFLTSQSWGITTAERLEQTAKRIAPLGWHVQVLMSGDQIAQHEAVLARLPVAVVFDHLGRIPQPAGLAHPGAQAMLRVAEKGRGWIKLSEPYADTKVGPPDYPDTSALARGCVLAAPDRVIWGSDWPHPTEKEKPDDAVLFDLSSDWAPDPAIRDKILVANPAKLFGFA, via the coding sequence ATGATCAGCCGTCGTAGCCTATTGGCGGCCAGTGCCCTCGTCCTGGCAGGCGGCACGACCGCGGCAGCGGGCTCCGTCCCGAACTCCGCAGGCACGGAAGCGCCGAAGCTGAAGGCGCCGGCCAATGCCTGCGACAGCCATCACCACATCTACGATGCGCGGTTTCCGGTCTCGCCGCACTGGCGTGGCGGCCGGCCGGACGGTGCGACCGTCGCCGACTATCGCCTGCTGCAGAAGCGGCTCGGCGTCACGCGCCACGTGATCGTGCAGCCATCGACCTATGGCGTCGATAACAGGTGCCTGCTGGACGCGCTCGAACAGTTCGGCGCCGAGGCGCGGGGCATCGTCGTCATCGATGAGACCATTGGCGACGATGAGTTGAAGCGGATGGATGGGCTCGGCGTGCGCGGAGTCCGCGTCAATTTCCTGACGTCGCAATCCTGGGGCATCACGACGGCTGAGCGCCTCGAGCAGACCGCGAAGCGGATCGCGCCACTCGGATGGCACGTTCAGGTGCTGATGTCGGGCGACCAGATCGCCCAGCACGAGGCGGTGCTGGCGCGACTTCCAGTGGCGGTCGTATTCGATCACCTCGGGCGGATTCCGCAGCCCGCGGGGCTTGCCCATCCCGGCGCGCAGGCCATGCTGCGCGTCGCTGAAAAGGGCCGCGGCTGGATCAAGCTGTCCGAGCCCTATGCCGACACCAAGGTCGGTCCTCCGGACTATCCGGACACCAGCGCGCTCGCGCGCGGCTGTGTCCTGGCCGCGCCCGACCGTGTGATCTGGGGCAGCGACTGGCCGCATCCGACCGAGAAGGAGAAGCCGGACGACGCCGTCCTGTTCGATCTGTCGTCCGACTGGGCGCCGGATCCTGCGATCCGCGACAAGATCCTCGTCGCCAATCCGGCGAAGCTGTTCGGCTTCGCCTGA
- a CDS encoding MFS transporter gives MESEAARVAPAVDITPTMTKVMRRIIPFIFACYVVSYLDRINVGFAGLQMNRDLGLTPSQFGWGAGLFFLGYFLCEIPSNLMMQRVGARLWIARIMISWGLLSTLTCLVVGPVSFSVMRLLLGMAEAGFTPGVYLYFTYWFPDAWRGRATAAFLVGIPVANMIGSPISGALLTMDGFGGVAGWQWLLIIEGLPAVLLGIACLFVLSDGPDDAKWLDQNERRELSARLAAEQATLAARHGNTLRDAFANPKVFVLALVNFCGICGSLGIGLWLPQIVRGFGVSYVAVGFISAAPYALGAICMLLWARLANRARHRLWFVCSALATAGIALSISASLMAPLAAMLALTVTVVGILSFQATYWAIPSGFLTGRAAAAGLALIVSIGNLGGFVGPYMIGYLRESTKSFSTPLYVLSAILLVGATVMFLLGDPADDKPAPKEAA, from the coding sequence ATGGAGAGCGAGGCTGCTCGCGTCGCGCCGGCGGTCGACATCACGCCGACGATGACGAAGGTGATGCGGCGCATCATCCCGTTCATCTTCGCCTGCTACGTCGTCAGCTATCTCGACCGCATCAATGTCGGCTTCGCCGGCCTGCAGATGAATCGCGATCTCGGCCTGACGCCGTCGCAGTTCGGGTGGGGGGCGGGGTTGTTCTTCCTCGGCTATTTCCTCTGCGAGATTCCCAGCAACCTGATGATGCAGCGGGTCGGCGCGCGGCTTTGGATCGCGCGCATCATGATCAGCTGGGGCCTGCTGTCGACCCTCACCTGCCTCGTCGTCGGGCCGGTGAGCTTCTCAGTGATGCGGCTGCTGCTCGGAATGGCGGAAGCGGGCTTCACGCCGGGTGTGTATCTGTATTTCACCTACTGGTTTCCCGACGCCTGGCGCGGCCGCGCGACCGCGGCGTTCCTGGTCGGCATTCCCGTCGCCAACATGATCGGCTCGCCGATATCAGGCGCGTTGCTGACGATGGACGGCTTCGGCGGCGTTGCCGGCTGGCAGTGGCTGCTGATCATCGAAGGGCTGCCGGCTGTGCTGCTCGGCATCGCCTGCCTGTTCGTGCTGTCGGACGGACCGGACGACGCCAAATGGCTCGATCAGAACGAGCGGCGCGAGCTCAGCGCGCGACTGGCCGCGGAGCAGGCGACCTTGGCGGCGCGTCACGGCAACACGCTGCGCGATGCGTTCGCCAATCCAAAGGTGTTCGTGCTGGCGCTGGTCAATTTCTGCGGCATCTGCGGCTCGCTCGGCATTGGTCTTTGGCTGCCGCAGATCGTGCGCGGCTTCGGCGTGAGCTACGTTGCGGTCGGCTTCATTTCCGCAGCACCCTACGCGCTCGGCGCGATCTGCATGCTGCTGTGGGCGCGGCTCGCCAATCGGGCCCGGCACCGTCTCTGGTTCGTCTGCAGCGCACTCGCGACCGCCGGAATAGCGCTGTCGATCAGCGCGAGCCTCATGGCGCCGCTGGCGGCGATGCTGGCATTGACCGTGACGGTGGTCGGCATCCTGTCGTTCCAGGCGACCTATTGGGCGATCCCGTCCGGATTCCTCACCGGCCGCGCCGCCGCCGCCGGCCTCGCGCTGATCGTGTCGATCGGCAATCTCGGCGGCTTCGTCGGCCCCTACATGATCGGCTATCTCCGGGAATCGACGAAGAGCTTTTCGACCCCGCTCTACGTCCTCTCGGCAATCCTGCTGGTCGGTGCGACCGTGATGTTCCTGCTCGGCGATCCCGCCGATGACAAACCCGCCCCGAAGGAGGCCGCATGA